A genome region from Arthrobacter agilis includes the following:
- the tuf gene encoding elongation factor Tu, with translation MAKAKFERTKPHVNIGTIGHVDHGKTTLTAAISKVLYDKYPTLNEQRDFASIDSAPEEKQRGITINISHVEYQTEKRHYAHVDAPGHADYIKNMITGAAQMDGAILVVAATDGPMAQTREHVLLARQVGVPYLLVALNKSDMVDDEELLDLVEMEVRELLSSQGFDGDDAPVVRVSGLKALEGDAEWVKSVEDLMEAVDNNVPDPIRDKDKPFLMPVEDVFTITGRGTVVTGRAERGTLAINSEVEIVGIRPVQKTTVTGIEMFHKQLDEAWAGENCGLLLRGIKREDVERGQVIVKPGSITPHTDFEANVYILAKDEGGRHNPFYSNYRPQFYFRTTDVTGVITLPEGTEMVMPGDNTEMSVELIQPIAMEEGLGFAIREGGRTVGSGRVTKILK, from the coding sequence GTGGCGAAGGCAAAGTTCGAGCGGACTAAGCCGCACGTTAACATCGGCACCATCGGTCACGTTGACCATGGAAAGACGACGTTGACGGCTGCCATTTCGAAGGTGCTGTACGACAAGTACCCCACTCTCAACGAGCAGCGTGACTTCGCGTCGATCGACTCGGCTCCCGAGGAGAAGCAGCGCGGCATCACCATCAACATCTCGCACGTCGAGTACCAGACCGAGAAGCGCCACTACGCACACGTAGACGCCCCCGGTCACGCCGACTACATCAAGAACATGATCACCGGTGCTGCCCAGATGGACGGCGCGATCCTCGTTGTCGCCGCCACCGACGGCCCGATGGCCCAGACCCGCGAGCACGTCCTGCTCGCCCGCCAGGTCGGCGTCCCCTACCTGCTGGTCGCGCTCAACAAGTCCGACATGGTCGACGACGAGGAACTCCTCGATCTCGTCGAGATGGAGGTGCGTGAGCTCCTCAGCTCGCAGGGCTTCGACGGCGACGACGCTCCTGTCGTCCGCGTGTCGGGCCTCAAGGCGCTCGAAGGCGACGCCGAGTGGGTCAAGTCCGTCGAGGACCTGATGGAAGCCGTTGACAACAACGTTCCTGACCCCATCCGCGACAAGGACAAGCCGTTCCTCATGCCTGTCGAGGACGTCTTCACGATCACCGGTCGTGGAACCGTCGTCACGGGCCGCGCCGAGCGTGGAACCCTCGCCATCAACTCCGAGGTCGAGATCGTCGGTATCCGTCCGGTCCAGAAGACCACGGTCACCGGTATCGAGATGTTCCACAAGCAGCTCGACGAGGCCTGGGCCGGCGAGAACTGTGGTCTGCTGCTCCGCGGCATCAAGCGCGAAGACGTAGAGCGTGGCCAGGTCATCGTGAAGCCGGGTTCCATCACCCCTCACACCGACTTCGAGGCCAACGTCTACATCCTGGCGAAGGACGAGGGCGGGCGTCACAACCCGTTCTACTCCAACTACCGCCCGCAGTTCTACTTCCGTACCACGGACGTGACCGGCGTCATCACCCTCCCCGAGGGCACCGAGATGGTCATGCCCGGCGACAACACCGAGATGTCCGTCGAGCTCATCCAGCCCATCGCGATGGAAGAGGGCCTCGGCTTCGCCATCCGCGAAGGCGG
- the fusA gene encoding elongation factor G has protein sequence MAQDVLTDLNKVRNIGIMAHIDAGKTTTTERILFYTGVNHKIGETHDGASTTDWMEQEKERGITITSAAVTCFWENNQINIIDTPGHVDFTVEVERSLRVLDGAVAVFDGKEGVEPQSETVWRQADKYEVPRICFVNKMDKLGADFYFTVDTIISRLGAKPLVLQLPIGAENDFIGVVDLLYMRALVWPGDAKGDVTMGAKYEIQEIPADLQAKAEEYRATLVETVAESSDELMNKYLEGEEITIEELKAGIRKMTINSELYPILCGSAFKNRGVQPMLDAVIDYLPSPLDVPPMIGHDPRNEEVELTRKPSTEEPFSALAFKVATHPFFGQLTFIRVYSGQISAGTQVTNSTKTKKERIGKLFQMHANKEIPVEEALAGHIYAAIGLKDTTTGDTLSDSANQIVLESMSFPEPVISVAIEPKTKGDQEKLSTAIQKLSAEDPTFQVSLNEDTGQTIIAGMGELHLDILVDRMRREFKVEANVGKPQVAYRETIKRAVAKHDYTHKKQTGGSGQFAKIQIAIEPLDTSEGELYSFDNKVTGGRVPREYIPSVDAGIQDALNDGVLAGYPVVGIKATLLDGAYHDVDSSEMAFKIAGRMAFKEAARMAQPVLLEPLMDVEVRTPEEYMGEVIGDLNSRRGQMQSMEDASGVKVIRAHVPLSGMFGYIGDLRSKTQGRAVYSMQFDSYSEVPKAVADEIIQKTRGE, from the coding sequence GTGGCACAGGACGTGCTTACCGACCTCAACAAGGTCCGCAACATCGGCATCATGGCCCACATCGATGCCGGCAAGACCACTACTACCGAGCGCATCCTGTTCTACACGGGTGTAAACCACAAGATCGGCGAGACGCACGACGGTGCCTCCACCACCGACTGGATGGAACAGGAGAAGGAGCGCGGCATCACCATCACGTCTGCCGCCGTGACCTGCTTCTGGGAGAACAACCAGATCAACATCATCGACACCCCCGGGCACGTCGACTTCACCGTCGAGGTGGAGCGCTCCCTGCGCGTCCTCGACGGCGCCGTCGCCGTGTTCGACGGCAAGGAGGGCGTCGAGCCCCAGTCGGAGACTGTCTGGCGTCAGGCCGACAAGTACGAGGTCCCCCGCATCTGCTTCGTCAACAAGATGGACAAGCTGGGCGCCGACTTCTACTTCACCGTCGACACCATCATCAGCCGCCTGGGTGCCAAGCCCCTCGTGCTGCAGCTCCCCATCGGTGCCGAGAACGACTTCATCGGCGTCGTCGACTTGCTCTACATGCGTGCCCTCGTGTGGCCCGGCGATGCCAAGGGCGACGTGACCATGGGCGCGAAGTACGAGATCCAGGAGATCCCCGCCGATCTCCAGGCGAAGGCCGAGGAGTACCGCGCGACGCTCGTCGAGACCGTCGCCGAATCGTCCGACGAGCTCATGAACAAGTACCTCGAGGGCGAAGAGATCACCATCGAGGAGCTGAAGGCCGGCATCCGCAAGATGACGATCAACTCCGAGCTCTACCCGATCCTCTGCGGCTCCGCGTTCAAGAACCGCGGCGTGCAGCCGATGCTCGACGCCGTCATCGACTACCTGCCCTCGCCCCTGGACGTCCCCCCGATGATCGGTCACGATCCCCGGAACGAAGAGGTCGAGCTGACGCGCAAGCCCAGCACGGAAGAGCCGTTCTCGGCCCTCGCGTTCAAGGTCGCCACGCACCCCTTCTTCGGGCAGCTGACCTTCATCCGCGTCTACTCCGGCCAGATCTCGGCCGGTACGCAGGTGACGAACTCCACGAAGACCAAGAAGGAGCGCATCGGGAAGCTGTTCCAGATGCACGCCAACAAGGAGATCCCCGTCGAGGAAGCCCTCGCCGGTCACATCTACGCGGCGATCGGCCTGAAGGACACCACCACCGGTGACACCCTGTCCGATTCGGCGAACCAGATCGTCCTCGAGTCCATGAGCTTCCCGGAGCCCGTGATCTCGGTGGCCATCGAGCCGAAGACCAAGGGCGACCAGGAGAAGCTGTCCACAGCCATCCAGAAGCTGTCGGCCGAGGATCCCACCTTCCAGGTGTCCCTCAACGAGGACACCGGACAGACGATCATCGCCGGCATGGGCGAGCTCCACCTGGACATCCTCGTGGACCGCATGCGCCGCGAGTTCAAGGTCGAGGCGAACGTGGGCAAGCCCCAGGTCGCCTACCGCGAGACGATCAAGCGCGCGGTCGCCAAGCACGACTACACGCACAAGAAGCAGACCGGTGGCTCGGGCCAGTTCGCGAAGATCCAGATCGCGATCGAACCCCTGGACACGTCCGAGGGCGAGCTCTACTCGTTCGACAACAAGGTCACCGGTGGCCGCGTGCCTCGCGAGTACATCCCGAGCGTCGACGCGGGCATCCAGGATGCACTCAACGACGGTGTCCTCGCGGGCTACCCCGTGGTCGGCATCAAGGCGACCCTGCTCGACGGTGCCTACCACGACGTCGACTCCTCGGAGATGGCGTTCAAGATCGCCGGCCGCATGGCGTTCAAGGAGGCCGCGCGCATGGCACAGCCCGTGCTGCTCGAGCCCCTCATGGACGTCGAGGTCCGCACCCCTGAGGAATACATGGGTGAAGTCATCGGTGACCTGAACTCCCGCCGTGGCCAGATGCAGTCCATGGAGGACGCGAGCGGTGTGAAGGTCATCCGCGCCCACGTGCCCCTGTCGGGCATGTTCGGCTACATCGGCGACCTGCGGTCCAAGACCCAGGGCCGTGCCGTGTACTCCATGCAGTTCGACAGCTACTCGGAGGTCCCGAAGGCAGTGGCCGACGAGATCATCCAGAAGACGCGCGGCGAGTAG
- the rpsG gene encoding 30S ribosomal protein S7 → MPRKGPAPKRPLVVDPVYGSPLVTQLINKVLVDGKKSTAERIVYGALEGARAKSGGDPVAALKKAMDNVKPTLEVRSRRVGGATYQVPVEVKPGRSTALALRWLVGYSKARREKTMTERLQNEILDASNGLGAAVKRREDTHKMAESNKAFAHYRW, encoded by the coding sequence ATGCCTCGTAAGGGCCCGGCCCCCAAGCGGCCGCTCGTTGTCGATCCCGTCTACGGTTCGCCCCTGGTCACGCAGCTGATCAACAAGGTGCTCGTCGACGGCAAGAAGTCCACCGCGGAGCGCATCGTCTACGGTGCCCTCGAAGGTGCACGCGCCAAGTCCGGCGGCGACCCCGTCGCAGCCCTCAAGAAGGCCATGGACAACGTGAAGCCGACCCTCGAGGTCCGCTCACGCCGTGTCGGTGGCGCGACCTACCAGGTCCCCGTCGAGGTCAAGCCCGGTCGTTCGACCGCCCTGGCCCTCCGCTGGCTCGTCGGCTACTCGAAGGCTCGCCGCGAGAAGACGATGACCGAGCGCCTGCAGAACGAGATCCTCGACGCCTCCAACGGCCTCGGTGCCGCAGTCAAGCGCCGCGAGGACACCCACAAGATGGCCGAGTCCAACAAGGCCTTCGCACACTACCGCTGGTAG
- the rpsL gene encoding 30S ribosomal protein S12 — translation MPTINQLVRKGRSPKVSKTKAPALKGSPMKRGVCTRVYTTTPKKPNSALRKVARVRLNGGIEVTAYIPGVGHNLQEHSIVLVRGGRVKDLPGVRYKIVRGALDTQGVKNRKQARSRYGAKMEKK, via the coding sequence GTGCCTACGATTAACCAGCTGGTCCGCAAGGGCCGGTCACCTAAGGTCTCCAAGACCAAGGCGCCCGCACTCAAGGGCAGCCCCATGAAGCGCGGCGTCTGCACCCGCGTGTACACCACCACCCCGAAGAAGCCGAACTCGGCTCTCCGCAAGGTCGCCCGTGTGCGCCTCAACGGTGGCATCGAAGTGACCGCCTACATCCCGGGTGTCGGCCACAACCTTCAGGAACACTCCATCGTGCTGGTGCGCGGCGGCCGTGTGAAGGACCTCCCCGGTGTCCGCTACAAGATCGTCCGTGGCGCGCTGGATACCCAGGGCGTGAAGAACCGCAAGCAGGCTCGTAGCCGCTACGGCGCGAAGATGGAGAAGAAGTAA